A region from the Candidatus Binatia bacterium genome encodes:
- a CDS encoding recombinase family protein, giving the protein MPQGIWAYLRVSTAKGEQELSLEEQARWARGYAGGLGETVQLFPERASAKSVIGRPVFQKLIAELERLPPTKRPKQIAVTSFDRLSRDMTDTLVVARTLRSLRVELFVRDVGIVKADTFAQRAALVGQSMGGEAENEARSNRIKASWERRKREGKPTSNKVPYGLQLGRVRGDPMHERDMPAEGDSPTWVRNAFEWYASGIGSHVIAERFKQGAPPHLVMTGKVDSDGNPEVQERVPRRRHGVGHRWEYNRILKLLRQRRYRNVIVSSKLFDQVQEMLARKPRWRCDRKAEYPLSGAVKCAGCQRSFHGRSSTGVHHKKLASGQTATYHGRRVRYYGCTVCNVNINADQMEAWFRRDVGRLEASESLLRKWVESEPLGKDLAGIRREIASLEHSTAPEVIETQRNRAWDLALASSLASTDLGRQLARIAEKLQTEQHRLNELRARLGRIDEGRRTVKQARQLLSGFWNRYDAASYEQKRALMGSLTAALGGVTATKEGLVWKQPAASH; this is encoded by the coding sequence ATGCCACAGGGGATTTGGGCGTACCTCCGGGTCTCGACGGCCAAAGGCGAACAGGAGCTATCGCTCGAGGAGCAAGCGCGATGGGCCCGAGGATATGCTGGCGGTTTGGGTGAGACGGTTCAACTGTTCCCGGAAAGAGCTTCGGCTAAGTCCGTAATCGGTAGACCCGTGTTCCAAAAGCTCATAGCGGAGTTAGAACGGCTGCCGCCCACAAAGCGTCCAAAGCAGATTGCTGTCACGTCGTTCGATCGGCTGTCCCGCGACATGACGGACACGCTTGTTGTTGCTCGCACCCTCAGAAGCTTAAGGGTCGAACTCTTCGTCCGCGATGTCGGCATCGTCAAGGCGGACACGTTTGCCCAGCGCGCTGCGCTTGTGGGGCAAAGCATGGGAGGTGAAGCAGAGAACGAGGCAAGGAGCAACCGCATAAAGGCATCATGGGAGCGCCGTAAGCGCGAGGGAAAGCCTACCTCGAACAAAGTGCCCTACGGTTTACAGCTAGGGCGCGTACGTGGCGATCCGATGCACGAGCGAGACATGCCCGCGGAAGGCGATAGCCCAACATGGGTCCGCAACGCATTTGAGTGGTACGCATCAGGAATCGGTTCGCACGTCATCGCCGAACGCTTTAAACAAGGGGCGCCACCTCATCTGGTGATGACCGGAAAGGTCGACTCGGACGGCAACCCCGAGGTTCAGGAGCGCGTGCCCCGTCGTAGGCACGGCGTAGGGCACAGATGGGAGTATAATCGCATTCTAAAGCTGCTGCGACAACGCCGGTACCGCAATGTGATCGTCAGCTCGAAGCTTTTTGACCAAGTTCAGGAAATGTTAGCTCGAAAGCCGCGATGGCGTTGTGACCGCAAAGCCGAATATCCCCTTTCCGGTGCAGTGAAGTGCGCGGGTTGCCAGCGATCATTCCATGGGCGTTCGAGTACTGGCGTCCACCACAAGAAGCTTGCATCCGGACAAACCGCTACTTATCACGGAAGAAGAGTTCGGTATTACGGATGCACCGTTTGCAATGTGAACATCAATGCGGACCAGATGGAGGCGTGGTTTCGACGGGATGTTGGGCGACTGGAAGCCTCCGAATCATTGCTACGCAAGTGGGTTGAAAGCGAGCCACTTGGAAAGGACTTAGCCGGAATTCGCCGCGAGATCGCGTCTCTAGAACACTCCACGGCTCCAGAAGTGATCGAAACACAACGCAATCGTGCATGGGATCTGGCCCTAGCGAGCTCTCTTGCGTCTACTGATCTGGGTCGCCAGCTGGCACGTATAGCCGAGAAGTTGCAAACTGAGCAACACCGTTTAAACGAACTTAGAGCGCGGCTTGGACGAATCGACGAAGGCCGGCGTACCGTCAAGCAGGCGAGGCAGTTACTATCCGGCTTTTGGAACCGCTACGACGCCGCTAGTTATGAGCAGAAGCGTGCGCTCATGGGGTCCTTAACCGCTGCGCTCGGGGGCGTGACAGCGACTAAGGAAGGTCTAGTTTGGAAACAGCCAGCGGCATCGCATTAG
- a CDS encoding NAD-dependent epimerase/dehydratase family protein, with product MRIIVTGGAGFIGSHVVDAYAAAGHEVLVVDSLWEHGGGRRENVPKGVAFVQTDIRDESLGRVFAGFKPEIVNHHAAQHSVAISSRDPVYDAEVNVVGLLNVLESARGAGARKVIYASSGATFGTPERLPITDDTPQRPTSPYGITKMVGEHYLRFYKDTHGLDFTALRYGNVYGPRQDPNGEAGVIAIFIGRFLARNGVRIDWDGEQTRDYVYAGDVVQANLAALDRAGGECCVIGTGIKTSVNEIYAALVKLTGFEAPIERGPQRPGDARDAQFDAARARERLGWTPQTKLSDGIAATYEYFERLARGA from the coding sequence GTGCGGATCATCGTTACCGGCGGGGCCGGATTCATCGGATCGCACGTGGTCGACGCGTACGCTGCGGCCGGCCACGAGGTGCTCGTCGTGGACTCGCTCTGGGAACACGGCGGCGGGCGCCGCGAGAACGTGCCGAAAGGCGTCGCGTTCGTGCAGACCGACATCCGCGACGAATCGCTCGGGCGCGTCTTCGCCGGCTTCAAACCGGAGATCGTCAACCACCACGCCGCCCAGCACTCCGTCGCGATCTCGTCGCGCGACCCGGTCTACGATGCCGAGGTCAACGTCGTCGGCCTGCTCAACGTGCTGGAATCGGCGCGAGGCGCCGGAGCGCGCAAGGTTATCTACGCATCGAGCGGCGCGACCTTCGGCACGCCCGAGCGGCTGCCGATCACGGACGATACGCCGCAGCGCCCGACCTCGCCGTACGGCATCACGAAGATGGTCGGCGAGCACTACCTGCGCTTCTACAAAGACACGCATGGGCTCGACTTCACCGCGCTGCGCTACGGCAACGTCTACGGCCCGCGCCAAGATCCCAACGGCGAGGCCGGCGTCATCGCAATCTTCATCGGCAGATTCCTCGCGCGCAACGGCGTACGCATCGATTGGGACGGCGAGCAGACGCGCGATTACGTCTACGCCGGCGACGTCGTGCAGGCGAACCTAGCGGCGCTCGATCGCGCCGGCGGCGAGTGCTGCGTGATCGGAACGGGCATCAAAACGAGCGTCAACGAGATCTACGCCGCGCTCGTGAAACTGACGGGCTTCGAGGCGCCGATCGAGCGCGGGCCGCAGCGCCCCGGCGACGCGCGCGACGCGCAGTTCGACGCGGCCCGGGCGCGCGAGCGGCTGGGTTGGACGCCGCAGACGAAGCTCTCCGACGGAATCGCTGCAACCTACGAGTACTTCGAGCGGCTCGCGCGCGGCGCGTAA
- a CDS encoding ATP-dependent DNA ligase, translating into MERFAATAQRIAEQPAKLAKIELLAEYLRSLGDADLLAAARFFTGTPFAARDRRTLSIGGRTIVEVARRVWGFDDDALGRSYRDAGDLGAALAPLVRPPRDAMLFRDRLTPATLDELFGEIAAADGKRSAKRREAVLERILRACEDPLVATYVVKIVTGDLRVGLREGLVLDAIARAFDADPAAVRRGAMASGDVGAVALAARHGTLNELRVEYGTPIGFMLATPIPYGEAYADLGDARWIFEDKYDGIRAQAHVRGGEVRIFSRRLNDVTSAYPEVAAALAALSNDAILDGEIVAVRDGRPLPFRLLQARLQRKAVDASLQRDVPVAYVVFDILAAGDDLLLDEPLAARRERLADLFVPNEHLMHAPFEAESEVAAGAVNARFESARGRGNEGLMLKRADAPYAPGRRGKWWLKLKRELSTLDVVVTAVEWGSGKRAGVLSDYTFAVRGDDGRLQAIGKAYSGLTDAEIAELTPWFLEHRRPVEERREKARSHEIPVEPTIVLEVAFDVIQESGLHESGFSLRFPRIVRIRDDKPPEEIDTLERVREIYGEMLARERLT; encoded by the coding sequence ATGGAGCGCTTCGCGGCGACCGCGCAGCGGATCGCCGAGCAGCCGGCAAAGCTTGCAAAGATCGAGCTGCTCGCCGAGTATCTGCGATCGCTCGGCGACGCCGATCTGCTCGCCGCGGCGCGGTTTTTCACCGGCACGCCGTTCGCGGCGCGCGATCGCCGAACGCTCTCGATCGGCGGCCGGACGATCGTCGAAGTGGCTCGCCGCGTCTGGGGATTCGACGACGACGCGTTAGGACGATCGTATCGCGATGCCGGCGATCTCGGCGCTGCGCTCGCGCCGCTCGTGCGTCCGCCGCGAGATGCGATGCTCTTTCGCGACCGTCTGACGCCGGCGACGCTCGACGAGCTCTTCGGCGAGATCGCCGCCGCCGACGGAAAGCGCTCGGCCAAACGGCGCGAGGCGGTGCTCGAACGAATCCTGCGCGCTTGTGAGGATCCGCTCGTCGCGACCTACGTCGTAAAGATCGTCACCGGCGATCTGCGCGTCGGATTGCGCGAGGGACTCGTGCTCGACGCGATCGCGCGCGCCTTCGACGCCGATCCGGCGGCGGTGCGCCGCGGGGCGATGGCCAGCGGCGACGTCGGCGCCGTCGCGCTCGCCGCGAGGCACGGCACGTTGAACGAACTGCGCGTCGAGTATGGGACGCCGATCGGCTTCATGCTCGCGACGCCGATCCCGTACGGTGAGGCCTACGCCGATCTCGGCGATGCGCGGTGGATTTTCGAAGACAAGTACGACGGGATCCGCGCGCAGGCGCACGTGCGCGGCGGCGAGGTTCGAATCTTCTCGCGCCGGCTCAACGACGTCACCTCGGCGTATCCCGAGGTTGCCGCCGCACTCGCGGCGCTTTCAAACGACGCGATCCTCGACGGCGAGATCGTCGCGGTGCGCGACGGGCGGCCGCTCCCGTTTCGTCTGCTCCAGGCGCGGTTGCAGCGCAAGGCCGTCGACGCATCGCTCCAACGCGACGTGCCGGTCGCGTACGTCGTCTTCGATATCCTCGCGGCCGGTGACGATCTGCTTCTCGACGAGCCGTTAGCCGCGCGGCGCGAGCGCCTCGCCGATCTCTTCGTGCCGAACGAGCATCTGATGCACGCGCCGTTCGAGGCGGAGAGCGAGGTTGCCGCGGGTGCCGTCAACGCGCGTTTCGAGAGCGCGCGCGGCCGGGGCAACGAGGGGCTGATGCTCAAGCGCGCCGATGCGCCGTACGCGCCGGGACGCCGCGGCAAGTGGTGGCTCAAACTCAAGCGCGAGCTCTCGACGCTCGACGTCGTCGTTACCGCGGTCGAATGGGGAAGCGGCAAGCGCGCCGGCGTGCTATCCGATTACACGTTCGCCGTTCGCGGCGACGACGGACGGCTGCAGGCGATCGGCAAGGCTTACTCGGGCTTGACCGATGCTGAGATCGCCGAGCTCACGCCGTGGTTCTTGGAGCACCGCCGTCCGGTCGAGGAGCGGCGCGAAAAAGCGCGTTCGCACGAAATTCCGGTCGAGCCGACGATCGTGCTCGAGGTTGCGTTCGACGTGATCCAAGAGAGCGGTCTCCACGAAAGCGGCTTCTCGCTGCGCTTTCCGCGGATCGTCCGCATCCGCGACGACAAACCGCCCGAGGAGATCGATACGCTGGAGCGCGTGCGCGAGATCTACGGCGAGATGCTCGCGCGCGAGCGGCTTACGTAG
- a CDS encoding FAD-dependent oxidoreductase, with amino-acid sequence MNATQRTTGVCIVGGGPCGMMLGVLLARAGVDVTVLEKYPDFFRDFRGDTIHPSTMQLLYELGWLDEFLTLPHNEIQRASGLIAGESVQMADFTHLPTHCKFIAMMPQWDFLDFLARRGAAYPTFHLMMRCEGIALVEKDGLVTGARATTPDGQIEISAKLVVGADGRHSTVRALAGLVVKDLGAPMDVLWMRVAKRPGDPEQPLGIVESGHILVMLDRGEYWQCAYLIRKGGFAELKAAGIDTLQRALTEIAPALGDRFLQIDDWSKVSMLEVRVDRLERWHRPGLLCIGDAAHAMSPIGGVGINLAIQDAVAAANVLAGPLARGETPSEADLRRIQDRRMFPTRVTQGFQVFVQDRVIDPLLHGAPLASPPRALKLFDEFPLLRRLPALLIGVGIRPEHIRTPDAFATAT; translated from the coding sequence ATGAACGCGACGCAACGCACGACCGGGGTCTGCATCGTCGGCGGAGGCCCGTGCGGCATGATGCTCGGCGTACTGCTCGCGCGCGCCGGCGTCGACGTGACGGTCCTCGAGAAGTATCCGGACTTCTTCCGCGACTTCCGCGGCGACACGATCCACCCGTCTACCATGCAGCTGCTCTACGAGCTCGGCTGGCTCGACGAATTTCTCACACTCCCGCATAACGAGATCCAAAGAGCGAGCGGCCTCATTGCGGGCGAGTCGGTCCAGATGGCCGACTTCACGCACCTTCCGACGCACTGCAAGTTCATCGCGATGATGCCGCAGTGGGACTTCTTGGACTTCCTCGCGCGGCGCGGTGCGGCGTATCCGACCTTCCATCTCATGATGCGCTGCGAAGGCATCGCACTCGTCGAGAAGGACGGGCTCGTGACCGGCGCGCGCGCGACGACCCCCGACGGCCAGATCGAGATCTCGGCGAAACTGGTCGTCGGTGCGGATGGGCGCCACTCGACGGTTCGCGCCCTCGCCGGCCTCGTCGTCAAAGATCTCGGCGCGCCGATGGACGTGCTCTGGATGCGCGTCGCGAAGCGGCCCGGCGACCCGGAGCAGCCGCTCGGCATCGTCGAGAGCGGCCACATTCTCGTGATGCTCGATCGCGGCGAGTATTGGCAGTGCGCCTATCTCATTCGCAAGGGCGGCTTTGCCGAGCTCAAAGCCGCCGGGATCGATACGCTGCAGCGTGCCTTGACCGAGATCGCTCCCGCGTTGGGCGACCGCTTTCTGCAGATCGACGATTGGTCGAAGGTTTCGATGCTCGAAGTGCGGGTCGATCGCCTCGAACGCTGGCATCGCCCCGGCCTGCTCTGCATCGGCGACGCCGCGCACGCGATGTCGCCGATCGGCGGCGTCGGCATCAACCTCGCCATCCAGGACGCGGTCGCCGCCGCGAACGTGCTCGCCGGACCGCTGGCGCGCGGCGAGACGCCGAGCGAGGCCGATCTCCGGCGCATTCAGGATCGCAGGATGTTTCCGACGCGGGTTACGCAGGGCTTCCAAGTGTTCGTGCAAGACCGCGTGATCGATCCGCTCTTGCACGGCGCGCCGCTCGCGTCGCCGCCGCGGGCTTTGAAATTGTTCGACGAGTTTCCGCTCCTGCGCCGGCTTCCCGCGCTGCTGATCGGCGTCGGCATCCGCCCCGAGCATATCCGCACGCCCGACGCCTTCGCGACGGCTACGTAA
- the leuS gene encoding leucine--tRNA ligase: protein MYDFASVERKWRSRWEREELYRASDSSEKPKYYTMEMLPYPSGDLHVGHAKNYTLGDVIARMMRMLGYAVLHPMGWDAFGLPAENAAIDRGADPAAWTTENILNMRRQLRLLGTSYDWSREIATCEPEYYRWNQWLFLRLFERGLAYKREAPVNWCPHDRTVLANEQVIDGRCWRCEHLVERRNLSQWFLRITEYADRLLDDLAKLDGWPERTRTMQRNWIGRSEGARVTFPIDGLDANVEVFTTRLDTLYGVTFLALAPEHAVVERLRAIVPPERRAEIDAFVESLKSKSELERTSLMEKTGIFTGAYAIHTLSRERVPIWLTNYVLAEYGSGAVMGVPAHDERDFEFAQKHGLPVVQVIEDDRLIASDDFSGMSSERAREAIAQRLVEMGAGSKSIGYRLRDWLISRQRYWGTPIPIVHCERCGEVPVPDHELPVLLPPRPHVAGEGSPLASVATFVETRCPSCGEPARRETDTMDTFFESSWYYLRYLDPHNDEAPWSAERAKRWMNVDQYIGGAEHTVLHLLYSRFFYKFFHDRGWVSGSDEPFQRLFHQGMVLRDSEKMSKSRGNVVGIDETAETTGVDAMRLFLLYVTPPEETSNWTNEGISGRVRLINRIWRAYADVISSGSRNARELPTPANDREKALVRAVHLVAKSAKDETLSRRFHYNTTIAKLDELVNQMTAAAANPPSEASLYAASVLPVLIAPFAPHLAEELWERLGHETSVHLEPYIEPDERALAVEEITLIVQVNGKVRARIAAPAGVAEDAAIALAMDDPNVRAHLDGKQVRKRIYVPDKLLNLVVG, encoded by the coding sequence ATGTACGACTTTGCCTCGGTCGAGCGCAAGTGGAGGTCGCGTTGGGAGCGCGAGGAGCTCTATCGCGCGTCCGATTCGAGCGAGAAGCCGAAGTATTACACGATGGAGATGCTCCCGTATCCGTCGGGCGATCTCCACGTCGGTCACGCGAAGAACTACACGCTCGGCGACGTGATCGCGCGCATGATGCGGATGCTCGGCTACGCCGTGCTCCATCCGATGGGCTGGGACGCGTTCGGACTGCCGGCGGAGAACGCCGCAATCGACCGCGGCGCCGATCCGGCCGCGTGGACGACCGAGAACATCCTCAACATGCGCCGCCAGTTGCGGCTGCTGGGAACGAGTTACGACTGGTCGCGCGAGATCGCGACGTGCGAGCCTGAGTACTACCGCTGGAACCAGTGGCTCTTCTTGCGGCTCTTCGAACGCGGCCTCGCCTACAAGCGCGAGGCGCCGGTCAATTGGTGCCCGCACGATCGCACGGTGCTCGCGAACGAACAGGTGATAGACGGGCGCTGCTGGAGGTGCGAGCACCTCGTCGAGCGGCGCAACCTCTCGCAGTGGTTCCTTCGGATCACCGAGTACGCGGATCGCCTGCTCGACGATCTCGCGAAGCTCGACGGTTGGCCCGAGCGCACGCGCACGATGCAGCGCAACTGGATCGGGCGCAGCGAGGGCGCGCGCGTCACGTTTCCGATCGACGGGCTCGACGCGAACGTCGAGGTCTTCACGACGCGCCTCGACACGCTCTACGGTGTCACGTTCTTGGCGCTGGCGCCCGAGCACGCGGTCGTCGAACGGCTGCGGGCGATCGTTCCGCCGGAGCGGCGCGCCGAGATCGATGCGTTCGTCGAGAGCCTCAAGTCGAAATCGGAGCTCGAGCGCACGAGCCTGATGGAGAAGACCGGCATCTTCACCGGCGCGTACGCGATCCATACGCTCTCGCGCGAGCGCGTTCCGATCTGGCTGACGAACTACGTGCTGGCCGAGTACGGCAGCGGCGCGGTGATGGGGGTGCCGGCACACGACGAACGCGACTTCGAGTTCGCGCAGAAGCACGGGCTCCCGGTCGTGCAGGTCATCGAAGACGACCGCCTGATCGCAAGCGACGACTTCAGTGGAATGTCGAGCGAGCGCGCGCGAGAGGCGATCGCGCAACGCCTCGTCGAGATGGGCGCGGGTTCGAAGAGCATCGGCTACCGGCTGCGCGACTGGCTGATTTCGCGCCAGCGCTACTGGGGCACGCCGATTCCGATCGTCCACTGCGAGCGATGCGGCGAGGTTCCGGTGCCCGATCACGAGCTGCCGGTTCTCCTGCCGCCGCGCCCGCACGTCGCGGGAGAGGGATCGCCGCTCGCCTCGGTCGCGACCTTCGTCGAGACGCGCTGTCCGTCGTGCGGCGAGCCGGCGCGCCGCGAGACCGACACGATGGACACGTTCTTCGAGTCGTCGTGGTACTACTTACGCTACCTCGATCCTCATAACGACGAGGCGCCGTGGAGCGCCGAGCGCGCGAAGCGCTGGATGAACGTGGATCAATACATCGGCGGCGCCGAGCACACCGTGCTGCACCTCCTCTACTCGCGCTTCTTCTATAAGTTCTTTCACGATCGCGGCTGGGTGAGCGGCTCCGACGAGCCGTTCCAGCGGCTCTTCCACCAGGGGATGGTGCTCCGCGACAGCGAGAAGATGTCGAAGTCGCGCGGCAACGTCGTCGGGATCGACGAGACCGCCGAGACGACCGGCGTCGACGCGATGCGCCTTTTCCTGCTCTACGTAACGCCGCCCGAAGAGACGAGCAACTGGACGAACGAGGGCATCAGCGGGCGCGTCCGCCTCATCAACCGCATCTGGCGCGCCTACGCCGACGTCATCTCGAGCGGCAGTCGAAACGCGCGCGAGCTGCCAACGCCTGCCAACGATCGAGAAAAAGCGCTCGTGCGCGCGGTGCATCTCGTCGCGAAATCGGCGAAGGACGAGACGCTCTCGCGGCGCTTTCACTACAACACGACAATCGCGAAGCTCGACGAACTGGTGAACCAGATGACGGCGGCCGCCGCGAACCCGCCGTCGGAGGCGTCGCTCTACGCCGCGAGCGTGCTGCCGGTGCTCATCGCGCCGTTCGCGCCGCATCTCGCGGAGGAGTTGTGGGAGCGCCTCGGCCACGAGACGTCGGTGCATCTCGAGCCGTATATCGAGCCCGACGAACGTGCGCTGGCGGTCGAGGAGATCACGCTCATCGTCCAGGTCAACGGCAAGGTGCGGGCTCGCATCGCCGCGCCCGCCGGCGTCGCCGAGGACGCCGCGATCGCGCTCGCGATGGACGATCCGAACGTCCGCGCGCACCTCGACGGCAAGCAGGTTCGCAAGCGCATCTACGTTCCCGACAAACTGCTCAACCTCGTCGTGGGATGA
- a CDS encoding ComEA family DNA-binding protein, translating to MIQRYAIAAAVLGLVAVALWRPARAPVVQTVATAAPDQSPPAEGRRRHRLAGVGDGGELVVYVAGAVKRPGLYRLHEGDRDAQAVALAGGFTTAADAGGVNLAQRASDGDEVYVPALGESTGPRSERRSRRRPAARPELSSVDINRSGAAALAAVPGIGRAIAERIVELRAREGNFASLDELLDVAGMTQSRLERARPYLLAP from the coding sequence GTGATTCAACGATATGCAATCGCGGCGGCGGTGCTCGGGCTCGTCGCCGTTGCCCTCTGGCGTCCGGCCCGCGCGCCGGTCGTGCAAACGGTCGCGACGGCGGCGCCCGACCAGTCGCCGCCCGCCGAAGGGCGGCGCCGTCACCGGCTTGCCGGCGTCGGCGATGGCGGGGAGCTCGTCGTCTACGTCGCGGGCGCCGTGAAGCGGCCCGGCCTCTACCGTCTGCACGAGGGCGATCGCGACGCGCAAGCGGTCGCGCTCGCCGGCGGTTTCACCACCGCCGCCGACGCGGGCGGCGTCAATCTGGCGCAGCGGGCGAGCGACGGCGACGAGGTCTACGTGCCGGCACTCGGCGAGAGCACCGGCCCGCGCTCCGAACGGCGGAGCCGCCGCCGGCCCGCCGCTCGCCCCGAGCTTTCAAGCGTTGACATCAATCGCTCCGGCGCCGCGGCGCTCGCCGCCGTGCCCGGAATCGGGCGCGCGATCGCGGAGCGAATCGTCGAGCTGCGCGCCCGCGAGGGGAACTTCGCGTCGCTCGACGAGCTGCTCGACGTCGCCGGCATGACGCAATCCCGGCTGGAGCGCGCCCGCCCGTATCTGCTGGCGCCGTAG
- a CDS encoding long-chain fatty acid--CoA ligase has translation MSSSLPAKETLPSLIRRALDETREEAIVERDGDAWRATSSARLLERVENVACAIRDAGLAAGDRVALVAHDCIDWIVCDFATLFAGCVVVPIYPTQALDHMGYIFEHSGANLLFVDTRATLAYVAESGTVLPRAIVFDSSEADGLAAFERRGADVRAAQPGLPAAYEAPLEPDDLAVVIYTSGTTGPPKGVMLSHDNLGFDAQISLAPCLEGLDRGSNVLSVLPYSHIYEHLLIYIYLLAKVRYYVCHDPSDLLKDLRDVHPMGMTSVPRIFDRVLAGVKGQARSAGGAAGALVPWAIDAARRYAHAKTFGGGAPPWLAIEHALAERLVLRKIRQSLGLDRVNFLTSGSAPLHLDTMMTFLGLGVPIMQGYGLTETSPVVSVNRPSANEYGSVGRPLSGVEVRIAQDGEVLVRGRNVMQGYYRDPVATAATIVDGWLHTGDVGELDAGGFLRITDRKGEIFKTGTGKWIAPARIEASIKRSIFVTQAMVVGSGRPHPIALICPNWTLLRQELPLPQEATPEELAEREDVRALLSREVHKQTQALATYEQIRRIVVIPHEFSVQTGELSPSMKIKRRVVEARYANEIERAYA, from the coding sequence ATGTCGTCATCCCTCCCTGCAAAAGAGACGCTCCCGAGCCTGATTCGGCGGGCGCTGGATGAGACGCGCGAGGAGGCGATCGTCGAGCGCGACGGCGACGCATGGCGCGCGACCTCCAGCGCGCGGCTGCTCGAGCGCGTCGAGAACGTCGCCTGCGCGATCCGAGATGCGGGTTTAGCCGCCGGCGATCGCGTCGCACTCGTCGCGCACGACTGCATCGATTGGATCGTCTGCGACTTTGCGACGCTCTTTGCCGGTTGCGTCGTCGTTCCGATCTATCCGACCCAAGCGCTCGATCATATGGGCTACATCTTCGAGCACTCCGGCGCGAACCTGCTCTTCGTAGATACGCGAGCGACGCTCGCGTACGTCGCCGAGTCCGGCACGGTCCTGCCGCGCGCGATCGTCTTTGATTCGAGCGAAGCCGACGGCCTGGCCGCGTTCGAACGGCGTGGAGCCGACGTGCGAGCCGCGCAGCCCGGCCTTCCCGCTGCGTACGAAGCGCCGCTCGAGCCCGACGATCTCGCAGTGGTCATCTACACGTCGGGGACGACCGGTCCGCCGAAAGGCGTGATGCTGAGCCACGACAATCTAGGGTTCGACGCGCAGATCTCGCTCGCGCCGTGCCTCGAGGGGCTCGACCGCGGCAGCAACGTGCTATCGGTGCTGCCGTACTCGCACATCTACGAGCATCTCTTGATCTACATCTATCTGTTGGCGAAAGTGCGCTACTACGTCTGCCACGATCCCAGCGATCTGCTCAAGGACCTGCGCGACGTGCATCCGATGGGAATGACCTCGGTGCCGCGCATCTTCGATCGCGTCCTCGCCGGCGTCAAAGGCCAGGCCCGCAGTGCGGGCGGCGCGGCCGGCGCGCTCGTGCCGTGGGCGATCGATGCGGCGCGACGCTACGCGCACGCGAAGACGTTCGGCGGCGGGGCGCCGCCGTGGCTCGCGATCGAGCACGCGCTCGCCGAGCGGCTCGTCTTGCGAAAGATCCGTCAATCGCTCGGCCTCGACCGCGTCAATTTTCTCACGAGCGGCAGTGCGCCGCTCCACCTGGATACGATGATGACCTTCCTCGGGCTCGGCGTGCCGATCATGCAGGGGTACGGATTGACGGAGACCTCGCCGGTCGTCTCGGTCAACCGGCCCTCCGCGAACGAATACGGTTCGGTCGGCCGGCCGCTCAGCGGTGTCGAGGTGCGCATCGCGCAGGACGGCGAGGTGCTCGTGCGCGGGCGCAACGTGATGCAAGGTTACTATCGCGATCCCGTGGCGACGGCGGCGACGATCGTCGACGGCTGGCTGCACACCGGCGACGTCGGCGAGCTCGACGCCGGCGGCTTTCTGCGCATCACCGACCGCAAAGGCGAGATTTTCAAGACCGGCACCGGAAAGTGGATCGCGCCCGCGCGGATCGAGGCGAGCATCAAGCGCTCGATCTTCGTCACGCAGGCGATGGTCGTCGGCAGCGGACGCCCGCACCCGATCGCGCTGATCTGTCCGAACTGGACGCTGCTGCGCCAGGAGCTGCCGCTTCCCCAGGAGGCGACTCCGGAAGAGCTGGCCGAGCGCGAGGACGTCCGCGCATTGCTCTCGCGTGAGGTCCACAAGCAGACGCAGGCGCTCGCGACCTACGAGCAGATACGACGCATCGTCGTGATCCCGCACGAATTCAGCGTGCAGACCGGCGAGCTCTCGCCGTCCATGAAGATCAAGCGGCGCGTCGTCGAGGCGCGGTACGCGAACGAGATCGAGCGGGCATACGCGTGA
- a CDS encoding helix-turn-helix transcriptional regulator — MSRPVDEVVRGPIKSKTVFPALLLHLIERRPDHGYGLMQRIDALCGDLIAVNTNKIYPLLRRLEERGFVTASWESPTKRSRRVYAITPAGKERLERIKSLMPPYIDSIAGAVARLKAELYGAPDPHAL, encoded by the coding sequence GTGAGTCGCCCCGTCGACGAGGTCGTCCGCGGCCCGATCAAGAGCAAGACGGTCTTTCCCGCGCTGCTGCTCCACCTGATCGAGCGGCGCCCCGACCACGGCTACGGGCTGATGCAGCGGATCGATGCGCTCTGCGGCGACCTCATCGCCGTCAACACGAACAAGATCTACCCGCTCCTGCGCAGGCTCGAGGAGCGAGGGTTCGTGACGGCCTCGTGGGAGAGCCCGACCAAGCGATCGCGGCGCGTCTACGCGATCACGCCGGCCGGCAAGGAGCGCCTCGAGCGCATCAAGAGCCTGATGCCGCCGTACATCGACTCGATCGCCGGCGCGGTCGCCCGGCTCAAGGCCGAGCTCTACGGGGCGCCCGATCCCCACGCGCTTTGA